One region of Nitrospinaceae bacterium genomic DNA includes:
- the nusB gene encoding transcription antitermination factor NusB — MSGRREARELAFQLLYHLDLTKGDAESETSHFWRINEDKSALRPFAEQLVGRVLANLMDIDRVISEASKRWTIKRMDSVSRCLLRLGACEILHFSDTPPEVAINEAVELAKRFGSEDTPSFINGILDRLHQKETHV, encoded by the coding sequence ATGAGTGGGCGCCGCGAAGCACGGGAGTTGGCTTTCCAGCTTCTGTATCATCTGGATTTGACCAAAGGTGACGCCGAGAGCGAGACCTCTCATTTTTGGCGAATCAACGAGGATAAATCGGCCCTCAGGCCGTTCGCCGAACAACTCGTCGGGCGCGTTCTTGCGAATCTTATGGACATCGACCGCGTGATTTCCGAGGCGAGCAAACGATGGACCATCAAGAGGATGGATTCGGTCTCGCGTTGTCTTCTCCGCCTTGGCGCCTGCGAAATACTTCATTTTTCAGACACCCCGCCCGAGGTTGCCATCAACGAAGCCGTTGAGTTGGCGAAGCGATTCGGCTCCGAGGATACGCCTTCGTTTATTAACGGCATACTCGACCGCCTGCATCAAAAAGAGACTCACGTATAA